ATCGTCACGGTGCCTTGGTTTATCCAATATCACCACTTGCAATTGCGATAGTGGCTTAGCCAACTTTTCAGCGACAGCACGTAAATTCTCTTCCAGTGTGTGGTTAAGGTCGATAACCCCCTTAGCGTCAGGACAGACTGCCAGCTTACGCATATACATATCCGGCGCATGTAATAAGCAACCATAGGGCGCGAACGCCAAAACAGAAAGTGCGTTATGCTGCCCTACCGAGACCATACGTGTCCCTTCGATGGGATCTACCGCGATATCAATCTCCCGCCCCGTCCCTAGGCCCAGCGCCTCGCCAATGTATAGCATCGGCGCGCGATCGATTTCCCCCTCACCAATCACAATGCGTCCCCGCATGGGCATCTGATTCAAACTCTGACGCATTGCCGATACCGCTTCGCCATCAATTTGGTTTTTATCTCCGCAGCCGATTAAGGGCCATGCAGCCAGTGCGGCCTGCTCCGTGGCGCGTAAAACACCGTAAGCCAATTGTTCCATGACAACCTCCCTCACATCGCTTCAGCGTTGAAGTATGCGAGCAAATAAGCTTCAGCCTGAGCGTTCCATACGCCATGAGTTGGCTGTACACGTTTCGCCAATTCCGCAAACAGCGGCTCGGTTTCTCCCCGCTTGTTAAAATCATCAATGGCGGTTAAAGGCAATGAAATATGGTTATAGATCAGTTTCTTACCACCCGGTATATGCGGCAATTCCAACACGGTCTTAGGAACCGCATCTAAACCACCGATATGGGTGACCATATAAGAAGGATCCAGCACTCCTGATGATGAGAGGGCTAAGGCCTCAACCATATCGTCGGTAGAGCCACCCGATGTGCCAACCACGTGAGTGCCGTTGTAATGCACATCATAAAAATTCAGAGGCACAGTAAAAGCCGAATTGGTTGGCCCTGCAAAAAAGTTCAAGCAACCATCTTCAGCCAGCACACGACCCGCCATTTCCACCACCGGCTCAACGGCGGCAAAAACAAATACATCGTCATAGCCACGACCTGAGCTGATATCCATCAGCCTTGCCTGAGGATCAAGACAATCCGCCACGTTAAGGTAAATAAGTTCGATTCCCTGTTGCAGTGCCAAGGAAGGCGGTAACAATGCTTTTGCTCTCGCCAATCGCGCCTCATCAATATCGGTCACGACGATACGCCCCGGTTTTACAGGCCCGTGGATCGCATAATCGATAGCGCCCAACCCCATTGGCCCCGCACAAGCGAGCAGCGCTAAATTTCCACCGGCGACGATCCCCATCCGGTGCTCATAAACATAGGGTGTGGTATGAAAATTAGCGTGAAATGCACCAATAATGCAGCACATCGGTTCAGCCAGCGATGCCACGGCAAAATAATCACCGGAATAAGGCAGAACGCACCCGAGATCGATGGCAACTTTTGGAATAATCATATAGGTTGCATTGCCGCCGAAGTATTCGTAGCTATAGCCAGCGGAATATCCACTCGGCAGCCCCATAGCTGGTTGCAAAACAAATTTATCCCCAATTTGATATTTTCCATTTAAATTATCGCCTACCTCAACAATAATCCCTGCACATTCATGCCCCGTAATGGCTGGATGTTGTTCTATATCATTAGGTACGCGTTTATGCTCACTCCCTAACAATGCGGCTTTATACGTTGATAAACAAACGCTATCCGAAATAACTTTAACTAACAGTTCGTCTGGGCTTATTTTAGGAAGGGTAAATTCCCGAATTCTGACATCATTTTTGCCATAAATAGCGGCAGCCTTGGTATCCATAATTAATCTCCAGCGGTGTGCTTTAGTCGTTTTTATTCTGGTTGTAATAAAGGCGAAATATCGCGTTTCGAATGAGTCAAATCATCCAGTAACCGATCAAGCTTAACGTCACCTAAATAGTTTTTAATCACCAACAGTGGCTGTTTCACGATCATTTTTGCACGATCTTCAAGGCTGCTATGTACCACCACCAAATCAGCATCTGGCGGAACATTTTCTATCGAGAAATGTTTAACAATAATATCCAGTCCTGCTTTTTCAATTCGCTTACGGAAGGTCGTTGCCCCCATGGCACTTGAGCCCATTCCCGCATCGCAAGCAAATGCAATAAAATGAATAGTATTATCGGCAGCTGGCGCTGATACATGCTCGCCTGCTTTACCCTCTTGCTTCATTTGTTGCAATACCTGCTGCGAAACGGTGAAGTCTTCATCTTCTTCAACCTTGCGCTCTAGTTTTAAGATCAGTGAAGCAATTAAAAATGAAGCGACGGTTCCAGCTAATACCCCGGCACAGGTAGCCATAAACCCACCGCGTGGAGTCAAAGCAAGATACGCAAAGATTGACCCCGGACTAGGCCCCGCAACCAAACCCGCATTCATTAAATCAAAAACAAAAATCCCACACATTCCTCCACCAATCATGGCCAAAATCATCAATGGTTTCATTAAGACATAGGGAAAATAGAGTTCATGAATTCCGCCGAGAAAATGAATAATCATAGCGCCAGGCGCAGAACGTTTACTCATCCCTTTGCCAAATAGTGCAAACGCCAACAACATGCCTAAACCGGGACCGGGATTAGATGCCACCATAAAATAAATAGATTTACCGGTTTTCGCGGTATCTTGCATACCAAGCGGATAATACACGCCCTGGTCGATAGCATTATTAAGGAAGAGTACCTTAGCTGGCTCATTAATTACCGACAGTAAAGGTAAAAAACCGGTTGATACCAAGGCTTCAATCCCAGACTTAACCACGTTGTTGGCGTACATTACCGCTGGGCCAATAATCTCATACGCCAGCAGTGCGAGGATCATCCCCAAGATCCCCAGTGAGAAGTTATTCACTACCATCTCAAATCCAGCGGGGATCCTTCCTTCAATGCGTTTATCAAATTCACGAATAATCCAGCCACCCAACGGGCCTAATACCATTGCGCCAATAAACATTGGGATACTCGCGCCAATAATAACCCCCATGGTACCGATGGCACCCATAACGCCACCACGTTTGCCACCGATCAATTGCCCACCGGTATAGCCAATAAGTAATGGCAATAAATAGGTGATCATCGGGTCAACCATTGCACCAAAATGCACATTGGGCACCCATCCTGTTGGAATAAATAGCGCAGTAATAAATCCCCAGGCAATAAAAGCACCAATATTGGGGATTACCATTGCAGTTAAAAACCCACCAAAGTATTGCACTCTGGCGCGCAGAGATCTTTCAGTCATTAGACATTCCTTAGCTAGGTTATTTATATACTACGATTTAAAAAATATTTTTACACATCAATTATATTTCAACTTTAATTATGATGAAAAATTAATATCTTTTTATTATTTCCTGTAATGCCAATGCATCGCACGCATTGTTTATTTCATTGATAACCTCACCATCGCTTAATATTTCGCATAATGCCTGGATAGCATATATATGCGAGTCTGCATCTTTAGCGGCCAAACAAATTAATATAGTGACCTTTTCTGTCCCTGTGCCAAAATCTACGCCACCTCTCACTAAAACCATCGAAAGTGCCGTATCAATAACGCCCTCTTCTGGTCTTGCATGAGGCATTGCCACGCCGGCGCCTAATACATAATAGGGACCTAATTCTTGAGTGGCCGTTTTAATCGCCGTGCAGTATCTAGCTTCAATCCTATGGCTTGCCGTTAAGGGAGCGGTAACGATATCAATGGCATGACGCCAATCATCAACAGAATCAACAACGTGAAACGCATTCTCAGGAAAAAAAGAAATAAGACCAGACATACTTCCCCCTCAATATTAATCACAAATATCTGATGGGAAGAAATTACGCTAAATATAAAATGGGAAAAAGAGAATGAAAAATTAGATCTAGCTCTCAGTAAATAGATAATTTGCCGGTATTTTGTTATGACACTCTCAAATACTATGGTAAGAAAATTACAGTTAGATTATAAAATAACAAATCAATATACCTTTTGTGAACCAAGTTCCAATTATAAAATCGAGTAACAATGTTTAATTTAGTGATGAGTTTCACACTTATACTATTGCATAAGAAATAACATGGGAAAGATATCATCATAAAAATAAAAAAGGCCAAAAATTGACGTCAATCTTTAGCCTTCAATATAATTTGTTGCTTAATTACAGCGAAATATCGCTTTCCAGCAGCGTTCTCAAACCCGCTGCTTTGTTTTCAATCTCTAACCACTCTTGCTCGGGATCTGAACCCGCCACGATGCCCGCTCCGGCATAAAGATGAATATAATCATGTTCAATTAACGCCGATCGCAATGCCACGGCAAACTCAGCCTGATCCTGTGCCAAATAGCCTGCCGAGCCCGCATACCAGCCACGGTCAAAAGGCTCATCCTGCATGATAAATTGGCGCGCGGGTTCACGCGGTAATCCTGCCACCGCTGCGGTCGGCTGCAAACGGCGTAGGCAATCAGCATCGTTAGACTGCATCAGCGTGGCATGGATTGGCCGACGCAAATGCTGGACCTTACGCAAACGGATGACTTCAGCAGGCATCACATCGAGAGCTTGCGCCCCGCCCTGCAAACGCTGACAAATATCATCCACCACCAATAAGTTTTCATGCTGGTTTTTTCGATCTGACATCAGCCACTGCGCATTTTCTTGCGCTTGCGCATCACTATTGCCGCTGGCAACGGTGCCGGCCAAAGCTTCTGTTTCCAGCGATAGGCTTTGGCGACGATATAATCTTTCCGGCGATGAACCTAAAAACGCCCGCTCTGGCGCTAACGCCAGCATGAAATGATAGCAACGGTGGTTCACGGCGCGGCTTGCCGCTAAAAATTGTGCGGCACGCAGCGGTAGCGAAAGTTTTAACGTGGTACGACGTGCCAGCACCACTTTTTCAAATGCTTTGCGCTCAATTTCAGCCAGCGCATTATTGAGTAAATCACACCAAGCATCATGATCGGGCTGATGATGCGCGGCGAGAACGTCAGTGTGTAAGGTTGGCAATGGCTGAATAGCGCACAGCGCCGCTAAATCACGCAGCGCGAGTTCCAGATCTTGATCCAGCGATGATTCACCGTACAGGTACACCACCAGCTCAGCCTTACCGGCATGACGCATCAGCGCAATGCGCGGCAAAAACAGCAGGCTGTTAATCGTGCCGTAACCATCCCACTCCACCTGACCGAACGCGTTTAGCCCCCAAATGCGGAGCTCAGGACAGCCATTTTCTTGAACAAATTTCTGCGCCTGCTCGGCGTCGGTAAACGTGCGCACCGCACCACACACCGCGGCTTCTTCTGCGCCATCGCGGTGTCGCCAGTAAAATTGTGGAAACAGCGGCTGCGACGCCAACCACTCCAACATTTGTGTTCCATCTTTCAAACTGCAAGGCAGCGCAATACGTACCAGCCCCGATTGCTCGGCAGCGGCTTGGCGTAACAAAGGAATGATGCGTTCTACCAGGACGGAAAGATGAACCACGACAACCTCGGGCGGCTTAAGAAGAAGTGTGGAATTATACGGTGGATTAATAAGAAGGAAAGCAACCAGAAGAGTTATCGGCGCAGCCAGCGAGTAAATGGTGAAAAACCCGCCAGCTGTTAACATTTGAAGGGAAAAAAGCGCGGATTAATGAACTTCTGGGCTTGCCGGCTCTGTCTGTGTTTCCACTTTTTGCCGATCTGCCTGACGTTGCTTACGTGCCGCCAGCCACAATCCGCTGTTTTTCATCGCGTAGCCAAAGACTAAGCCGACTAACAGCGAAGGAACCACCATCTTCCAATCGCCGTTTGCAGCGAAGGTTGCGCACGCGCCGATAAAGGTACCGGGTACGAACGCTAGCCAGCGTTGCTGCGCCTGAATACACATCAGAAAAGCCACGATCCCGGTCAGTACGTAGCCTAGGATCGTCCACTCTGGTCGTAGAGCCCCACCATAAATGATCACTTCGGCCCAGAATACACCGCTGAGCAGCGTGCACAGGCTGATGCCAAAACCTTTCAAGCCGCCCTGCGGACAGGCGAAATAGGCAGTACAACCGAGAAAACCCGCCCAGCTTAGCAGGCCAAGGCTCACGGCAACCCAGCCCCAAATGCCAGAAAGGATGCCGGTGGTGATGGCAATAGCAACCAAAACATTCATGATGGAAATCTCACGTATTCAAAAAAAGTAGTTTAACGATGGGAACAGGATATTCGTTGACTAGCATCACAAATACAAAGTGACGTGTTTGTATGATTACATTTTATTGTGATTTTAATCACAAATAAAGCTGTTTTTTTCGCCACCTTACGGCGTGGAACCTCACGATAATGGACACTTTACCGGCCAATATGGCCATAAAAGCAGACAGCTATCATCCGATATAATCACGCCCTTTCATTGTCATATCAAAATCAGAGGCATAGGTTAAAAGCCTAAAAAATTTCTCTCACGCATGACGAAAGGCTATTCCAATGAAAAAACGCATTCTCTCCGCCGTCATTCCAGCCCTGCTCGTTCCGCCCGCGATGGCATGTACCACCATTTTGGTCGGCAATGAAGCCTCAAGCGACGGCTCTTTTATCGTCGCGCGCAATGAAGACTATTCCGCCAATAACCCGAAACACTTCCTGATTCATCCTCGGGTTGAACACCAAAAAGGGGAATTCAAGTCCCACGCCAACGACTTTACCTATCCATTGCCGGAAACCTCGCTGCGCTATAGCGCAATATCAGATTTTGATACCAACGATTTATCTATGGGCGAAGTCGGTTTTAACGAG
This is a stretch of genomic DNA from Hafnia alvei. It encodes these proteins:
- the glpX gene encoding class II fructose-bisphosphatase, encoding MEQLAYGVLRATEQAALAAWPLIGCGDKNQIDGEAVSAMRQSLNQMPMRGRIVIGEGEIDRAPMLYIGEALGLGTGREIDIAVDPIEGTRMVSVGQHNALSVLAFAPYGCLLHAPDMYMRKLAVCPDAKGVIDLNHTLEENLRAVAEKLAKPLSQLQVVILDKPRHRDDIQRLNRLGVKVSVLPDGDVAGSIMLCQPDSGLDVMYTVGGAPEGVLSACAVKVMGGDMQAMLIDSVEAKGGSANNQEIAQQERQRCAQMGVEVDRVYTLNQMVHTDEILFSATGVTKGDLTEGVRKIEGKLQTQTLFLNGMDKTQRLINTLYER
- a CDS encoding zinc-binding dehydrogenase — protein: MDTKAAAIYGKNDVRIREFTLPKISPDELLVKVISDSVCLSTYKAALLGSEHKRVPNDIEQHPAITGHECAGIIVEVGDNLNGKYQIGDKFVLQPAMGLPSGYSAGYSYEYFGGNATYMIIPKVAIDLGCVLPYSGDYFAVASLAEPMCCIIGAFHANFHTTPYVYEHRMGIVAGGNLALLACAGPMGLGAIDYAIHGPVKPGRIVVTDIDEARLARAKALLPPSLALQQGIELIYLNVADCLDPQARLMDISSGRGYDDVFVFAAVEPVVEMAGRVLAEDGCLNFFAGPTNSAFTVPLNFYDVHYNGTHVVGTSGGSTDDMVEALALSSSGVLDPSYMVTHIGGLDAVPKTVLELPHIPGGKKLIYNHISLPLTAIDDFNKRGETEPLFAELAKRVQPTHGVWNAQAEAYLLAYFNAEAM
- a CDS encoding PTS mannitol transporter subunit IICB, with the protein product MTERSLRARVQYFGGFLTAMVIPNIGAFIAWGFITALFIPTGWVPNVHFGAMVDPMITYLLPLLIGYTGGQLIGGKRGGVMGAIGTMGVIIGASIPMFIGAMVLGPLGGWIIREFDKRIEGRIPAGFEMVVNNFSLGILGMILALLAYEIIGPAVMYANNVVKSGIEALVSTGFLPLLSVINEPAKVLFLNNAIDQGVYYPLGMQDTAKTGKSIYFMVASNPGPGLGMLLAFALFGKGMSKRSAPGAMIIHFLGGIHELYFPYVLMKPLMILAMIGGGMCGIFVFDLMNAGLVAGPSPGSIFAYLALTPRGGFMATCAGVLAGTVASFLIASLILKLERKVEEDEDFTVSQQVLQQMKQEGKAGEHVSAPAADNTIHFIAFACDAGMGSSAMGATTFRKRIEKAGLDIIVKHFSIENVPPDADLVVVHSSLEDRAKMIVKQPLLVIKNYLGDVKLDRLLDDLTHSKRDISPLLQPE
- a CDS encoding PTS sugar transporter subunit IIA translates to MSGLISFFPENAFHVVDSVDDWRHAIDIVTAPLTASHRIEARYCTAIKTATQELGPYYVLGAGVAMPHARPEEGVIDTALSMVLVRGGVDFGTGTEKVTILICLAAKDADSHIYAIQALCEILSDGEVINEINNACDALALQEIIKRY
- the menF gene encoding isochorismate synthase MenF translates to MVHLSVLVERIIPLLRQAAAEQSGLVRIALPCSLKDGTQMLEWLASQPLFPQFYWRHRDGAEEAAVCGAVRTFTDAEQAQKFVQENGCPELRIWGLNAFGQVEWDGYGTINSLLFLPRIALMRHAGKAELVVYLYGESSLDQDLELALRDLAALCAIQPLPTLHTDVLAAHHQPDHDAWCDLLNNALAEIERKAFEKVVLARRTTLKLSLPLRAAQFLAASRAVNHRCYHFMLALAPERAFLGSSPERLYRRQSLSLETEALAGTVASGNSDAQAQENAQWLMSDRKNQHENLLVVDDICQRLQGGAQALDVMPAEVIRLRKVQHLRRPIHATLMQSNDADCLRRLQPTAAVAGLPREPARQFIMQDEPFDRGWYAGSAGYLAQDQAEFAVALRSALIEHDYIHLYAGAGIVAGSDPEQEWLEIENKAAGLRTLLESDISL
- a CDS encoding DUF1097 domain-containing protein is translated as MNVLVAIAITTGILSGIWGWVAVSLGLLSWAGFLGCTAYFACPQGGLKGFGISLCTLLSGVFWAEVIIYGGALRPEWTILGYVLTGIVAFLMCIQAQQRWLAFVPGTFIGACATFAANGDWKMVVPSLLVGLVFGYAMKNSGLWLAARKQRQADRQKVETQTEPASPEVH